One Danio aesculapii chromosome 11, fDanAes4.1, whole genome shotgun sequence genomic region harbors:
- the hrh1 gene encoding histamine H1 receptor: MCFLTTLTSCDTLERPMETTTILTTANSQFKRIDNTTLLIPSAPLHHHINNAVLGIFLGMLSLLTVIMNLLVLFAVRKERTLHTVGNLYIVSLSIADLIVGATVMPLNLVYLLEDQWKLGHVVCQFWLVMDYVASTASIFSLFILCLDRYRSVRHPLQYLKYRTRGRATLLICSAWLLSMTWTIPILGWRMFASVDKKTELENQCDTDFRFVTWFKVLTAILNFYIPSFLMLVFYSQIFIAVRDHYREWENYAGPALKTEATDTLTNGLQLQITKASSEKESLGLNAYSQNEGLLDQYSLEQPYNSRENTEDVTSEPKRKMCYKKKAIFNLSKRMRKSAQDSEISFQSDDGETVAEGRPSLSLAFLQSENTAQPQTFINVSDCNVLVPNSVGNICESAPTVDIHNYTAVLCTPPSPPSPWAENSPPLDASNALPAKQSWQKLCEQSKQSIHSMRIRKERKAARQLGFIIGVFMVCWIPYFITFMVMALCETCVHHELHMFTIWLGYINSTLNPFIYPLCNENFKRVFKKIFHMSR, encoded by the coding sequence ATGTGCTTTCTAACAACTTTGACATCATGTGACACCTTGGAGCGCCCAATGGAGACGACTACAATACTCACCACCGCAAACAGCCAGTTCAAGAGAATCGACAACACGACTCTCCTGATCCCGTCCGCACCTCTCCACCATCACATCAACAACGCAGTGCTGGGCATTTTCCTCGGGATGTTGTCTCTCCTCACTGTCATCATGAACCTGCTGGTGTTATTCGCCGTCAGAAAGGAGCGTACGCTGCATACCGTCGGGAATTTGTACATCGTCAGCCTCTCAATAGCGGACCTCATTGTTGGCGCGACCGTGATGCCGCTGAATTTGGTGTACCTTTTGGAGGACCAGTGGAAACTGGGGCACGTTGTCTGCCAGTTTTGGTTGGTTATGGACTATGTGGCGAGCACGGCTTCAATATTTAGCTTGTTCATTCTTTGCTTGGATAGATATCGCTCTGTTCGACATCCGTTACAGTATCTGAAATATCGCACACGAGGACGAGCGACACTGTTGATATGCAGTGCATGGCTCCTGTCTATGACTTGGACTATTCCTATTTTGGGATGGCGAATGTTTGCTAGCGTCGATAAGAAGACGGAGTTGGAAAACCAATGCGATACTGATTTCCGCTTTGTGACGTGGTTTAAAGTGCTAACCGCTATACTCAACTTCTACATCCCTTCATTCCTAATGCTCGTGTTTTACTCGCAGATCTTCATCGCAGTGAGAGATCATTACAGAGAGTGGGAGAACTATGCAGGTCCTGCGTTAAAAACAGAAGCAACGGATACGCTAACTAATGGATTGCAGCTACAAATAACGAAGGCCTCCTCCGAGAAGGAGAGTTTGGGGTTAAACGCCTATTCTCAAAACGAAGGATTGCTGGATCAATACAGTCTGGAGCAGCCTTACAACTCACGAGAAAACACCGAAGACGTTACATCTGAGCCAAAGAGGAAGATGTGTTATAAGAAAAAGGCCATTTTTAATCTTTCCAAACGCATGAGGAAAAGCGCACAAGACTCTGAGATTTCCTTTCAAAGCGATGACGGGGAAACGGTCGCAGAAGGGCGGCCATCTTTATCACTGGCATTTCTGCAGTCGGAGAATACCGCGCAACCCCAAACGTTTATAAACGTTAGCGACTGTAATGTGTTGGTGCCCAATTCTGTGGGGAACATTTGCGAGAGCGCGCCGACTGTAGATATTCATAATTACACCGCAGTTCTGTGTACGCCACCGTCCCCGCCGTCTCCGTGGGCCGAAAACAGCCCTCCGCTGGACGCCTCCAATGCATTGCCTGCGAAACAATCATGGCAGAAACTTTGCGAACAGTCCAAGCAGAGCATTCACAGCATGCGCATCCGCAAGGAGAGGAAAGCGGCGCGGCAGCTGGGGTTTATCATCGGCGTCTTCATGGTTTGCTGGATCCCGTATTTCATCACGTTCATGGTCATGGCTCTGTGCGAAACCTGCGTCCATCACGAGCTCCACATGTTCACCATCTGGCTGGGTTACATCAACTCCACGCTCAATCCCTTCATTTACCCGCTGTGCAATGAAAACTTCAAAAGAGTGTTCAAGAAGATCTTTCATATGAGTAGATAG